AAAAGGTCGAGACCTTTTTCAGGTATGGCGGATTAAAGTGACCGCCTACCCACTCTCCCTCCCCCCACGGTGCTCCACGCCTTAAATGCGGCCGGCGGTACACAAGCTTTGTGACGACAGCAGCAGAAACCAGGCTTGAAGAGCTTGAGGCAAAAGGGGAGGAGGAAGAAGAGGAGAAGAAGGAAAGTGTAGCGCTACTCGAGCAGGACATTGAATGTCCGCGGTGCCACGACTCGATGGCGCTGTGCTCGGATTTTGACAGCCTGTACTACACCTGCGAAGAGTGCGACTTTACCCTTTACACGATAAAAAGATAAAGATAGAAAAAGGACTTTTTATCATCCCTCTGCGATCTTTTCTACAGGCTCGCCTGTTGGCAGCGGCGCATCCCTGTCAACCTTGTACTTGAACACGTCCTTGTAGTCCATTCCAAGGATGATGTTTCTGCCGACTGCGATTATCTTTGACTTGGGGACGTCAAAGCGCCAGTCATAGTGACCCCATATCACCACCTTGTCGTCAGTCTCTTTCATCACGTGGCCGACATGCTCTTCGTCCTGCGTCCTGACGCCCTTGTTGAATAGCGAGCGCGGATACTTGCCTTCGTATGCTGCAAGGTCTACGGGTTCGGGCAGGTCTGTCGCGTGGACATGTTCCCGGTCAGTCGGTAGCGGTTCGTTTCTGCTCACTTTGTATTTCTTTACGACCTCGTAGAACGGCAAATCCACAAGCACGTTGGCCGCCGCAAAGCGGATCTTGTCCTTTGGAATATCGTACCGGTCATCGCCTTCCCCAAATATCACTATCTTGTCAGCCGTTTCTCTTACTACGTGACCAATGTGTGGGGCATCCAGTGCCTTTACGCCCTTGTTGAAATATTTACCTGACGCCATATGTCTGCTCACCATAGATCTTGTTTTCCAGCTATTTTTGTTTGATAGAAAAAGTGTCTATATCTATGCATACCGGCCTGCATCCAAGACTTGTGCATAGCGTCTTTGTCACCGGCAGCAATAAAGAAGAAATAGCAAAAGTATCGTGTATTGTCCGTCGGTTGATGATCAAAAACCGCGCGGACCTTGAAAGGGTGCACGGCAGGGGCGCCGGGATAGCGCTTGGTGCAGTCGAGGCCGCGATAAAAAGCGTCGAGCCGGGGACGCTTGTAAAGCGTGCAGTCAGGGCAGGCAACAAAGGCTCGATCACGTTTTCCGACATTTGCGGCAGGTCGTTTACGGTAAGGGGTTTCAAAGAAGTTTACGTTGTCGGTGCAGGCAAGGCAGCCGCGCCAATGGCCGCGGCTGTATCAAAGATATTGAAAGGAAGGGTCGCTGGCGGCGCAATAAACGTCCCCAGAGGAGCGCGTTTTGCAGCAGCAATCGACCACGTTTCAACTACATGCGCTTCGCATCCCGTCCCCGATGAATGCGGCGTCAGGGGAGCGAAAAAGATCGCAAGGGTGCTCGAAAAAGCAGATGAAGACGACCTTGCAATAGTCCTGATATCTGGCGGCGGCTCGGCGCTCTTGCCGCTCCCCGCAGACGGCATATCGCTTTTTGACAAGCAGCAGGCCACAAAGGCCCTGCTTGCATCAGGAGCGTCCATCCACGAGATAAACGCGGTGAGAAAGCACCTGTCGGCAATCAAGGGAGGCCAGCTTGCAAGGCGCGCAAGGTGCAGGGTAGTCTCGCTTGTCCTGTCAGACGTCATCGGCGACGACCTTGCAGTCATTGCGTCTGGCCCCACGTTTCCAGACCCGACCACGTATTCCGACGCGCTAGAGATAGTCAAAAGATACAGAATTGGAAATGCAAAGGTATCAAGGTATCTTGAAAAGGGGGCAGACGGCAAGATCGCCGAGACGCCCAAGCCGGGCGATCCGCTGTTTAGCCGCGTCAGGAACATCCTGATAGGAAACAACCAGGTTGCCTGCGAGAGTGCCGCCAGGTACCTTGCGCGGCGAGTATCAGCAGTCGAGAGCCTCGGGTCTGAATTTGACGGGGAAGCGCAAGACTTTGGCAGGTTTGTCGCCAAGGTCGCGTCTGGCAGGCCCGGCCCGTTTGCAATAGTCGCAGGGGGAGAAACGACCGTGAGGCTTGGAAACGCGACAGCAGGCAAGGGCGGAAGAAACCAGGAAGCAGCTCTTGCCTGCGCCCTTGCGCTCAAAGAGCCAAAAGGCATGACGGCGGCGTTTGTCGGGACTGACGGGATTGACGGCAATTCCGATGCCGCCGGCGCCATAATTTCAGAAAGGTCTGCCAAGGCAGTAGCGGCAGACAGGGCAAATGCGCGGCGTTACCTGCGCGGCCACGACAGCTATAGCGCGCTCAAAAAGATGGAATCGCTGGTATTCACCGGTTACACTGGAACCAACGTAAACGACATTGCAATAGCACTGAGGCTCAATAGCTGACATGGACGTCGCCGGACACAACGTTCACGTCCCCTGACTTGGTCTTTAGCAAGAGCGAGCCGTCGTCGTTGATGTCGGCTGCAACACCTTCAACAGCAGCAGCCTTCTTGCCCTGCTGCGCCTGCACGACTGACACTTTCTTGCCAAGCATGTCAGAGCGCCGGCGCCACTCTGCGACTATTTTTTCCGGCCCGCCGCCGCTTTCCAGCATGCCGTAGAACCGCTCAAGGTTTTCAAGCAGCAACCTTGCAAGCTCTAGGCGGTTGACGTCGCGGCCGCCAAGCTCTTCTTTTAGCGACGTTATGGCGGGCCTGCCCTCCCTGTCGTCTATTTTCATCCGCGACGTGTCGACGTTTGCGTTTATCCCTATTCCGATGACGGCATAGTTGACCGTCTCGGCCTCGGCGCTCAGGTCAAGCAGTATGCCGGCGGCCTTTTTGCCACCCACCATCACGTCGTTTGGCCACTTTAGAGTCGCCAAAAGGCCTGTCCTCTGGCGCACCGCGTCGCACACGGCAAGCGCCGCCACAAACGGGAGCATCGTGCTTGCGGCAGTGGGTATCGACGGCTTTAGCACGACAGACAGCCAGACGCCGCCCCGCGGTGAAAGCCACCTTCTCTTCATGCGCCCGCGGCCGCTGTTCTGCTGCTCCGCTATCGCCACCGCCCCGTGGACGTCCTCGTGCTTTTCTGCAAGCGCGATTGCGATGTTCTGCGTCGAGTCGGCGCTGTCGCGGTAGACTATTCTGCCCTTTCCCACAAACGACGTTTTCAGGATCCTGCCAAGCTCCCACGGCACGGGATGGGTCGTGCCGCTGGCAAGCCTGTAGCCCATGCCGTGCAGAGATTCAATAGAGTAGCCGCACTGGCGCAGCCTGCGCACCTGCTTCCACACTGCGCTCCTCGATATGCCTGCCCTCTTTGCAAGCGACTGGCCGGACGCAAAATCTGGCGATTTTTTCAGCAGTTCGAGAAATTCTTCAAGCCGGCGATATTGATCTTGCGCTGCGCGGGTTGTCATTGTCACCGGTTCCACTTGTAGTAGACGGTCCCGCCCCTGCACGTCGCGTACACGTCTGACCGGGACTCTTTCATCGAGCTGGCGACTTCAAGCTCGGCCAAGAGCCGGTCTATCTCGGCGTCGCTTTTCATCTCAGAAAGCAAGTTGAGGATTTCCTCCCGCGAGTACATCCTCCCTGGGTCTTTCTTCAATATCCCTGTGATCTCTTGCAGCAGCGCTTGTTGTTTGGACTTGCTCATTTCTTTTTCTTTGCCGATACTATCGAAAGCACGTCGCGGTCCTTCAGGTGGTAGTTGGCGGGCAGGTGAAGGCCGTCGCGGGCGTCCAGCGCGTACAGCAGGCCCTTTGCAAGCTCGCTGTGTATCTCCCTTGCAAGGTCCTCGACGGTAGAGCCGGAGCGCATCAGGTAGACGTCAGGGAGCACGTTTCCGTGCTTGTCCGACATTTTCTTGGCGTCTGCGACAGGGTAGACTGCGTTCATCTTTAGCAGCTTGAACACCGCGACGTTTATCGCAAACTGGACGCCTGTCCGCATGTACTCGCCCAGGATGTCTTTGCGTATAAAGTTGAGGGCCCACTTTTGCTTGTCGTTAAGGGGCGTCTGCTCGTTTATCTCAAAGCGCTCGTCGCCGGGTATGTACCGTATCAGCCCGCGGCTTTCGGCGCGCCGGAGCGTCAGCTCGGCGTCCGCGCTCGACGGGACGACTATCATGTCCTTGTACTCTTCGCGCAGCCGGCGGAAATTGTCGGTAGCTGTCGGCAGGTCGACCTTGTTTGCCACTATCAGTGTCGGCTTGGATATGTCCCGGAGGCTCCAGCAAAAGTCCTTGCTCTGCTGCGGCCCAAAGTCGTCCAGCGGCATGCTTGCAAGGTTGTTCTGCGCAAGCGCCATCCGCACGTGGTCCTCCCTCACCCCGATGCCGCGGAATACCTCCGTTATTGCAGAGACCGGCTCGATGCCCGAGTCGATGTTGCGCGATATCTTGTCGCGGTTTGCCTCGAACAGTTTCAGGTACCACATCACGAGCTCCTCCTCGATGTCTCCCACGTCTGCCACGGGGTCGCCGGAACCCGGCTCGGCTATCTTGCCAGACGCGTCGATGCTGCCCGACGCGTCGACGATGTGCAAGAGCGCGTCGGACTGCGCCGCTATCGACAGGAACTGGTTGCCAAGCCCCTTTCCCTCCCAGGCGCCCTTGATGAGGCCCGGCAGGTCCACAAGCTCCACAGGGATGAACCGCCAGCCGTCTATGCAGCGAGAGTTCTTCGGGTTGTCCTGCACGCCAAACTCCTTGTGGACGCACACGGTGATCGCGTGCGCGTTGCCGATGTTTGCCTGCTTTGTCGTGAACGGGTAGTTTGATATCTCGGCTGACGCAAGCGTGGCGGAATTAAAGAACGTCGTCTTGCCCGTGTTCGTCTTGCCGATCAGGCCGATTTTGATCATATTATGCTCTAGCCTCCCCCCTGTTATTATTTATATACTCCTGTGGAAGAGCTGCGCGGTAAAAGCTCCGGCTAAGGTTTTGCAAGCGGGCAGTAGAATGCCACCACATTTGGCTGACATGCTTGTAATGGCTGCCGGTGCTTCTATACTTTTTGAGAAATGCCAATACATATTCAGGCGATAGATTGAGGATAGGAAAATAAACCAACAAAAAATAAAGTAAAAAGGCGGAGGTGTATGAGCGCATATACACTCCGGCTTGTCAGTTATGTCATGTCGCTTGAGCGCCGCTACTGCTGCTGGCACTTGCTGCTGTGCTGTTCTGGGCGGCAGCGCCCTGCTGCAATTGCGGCAACTCGGCGCCGAGTTCCTCCAACTGTTCTGGAGTTAGCATCATGCCGTTAATCGGCGTTGGGCCAAAGTGGTTGTCTATCTGCCCGGGATTGACCCATACCGACATGATGTTGTTCTGGAAGTGGAGGTATCCGGGTACATTTTCCGCCATGCCTTCTTCGGTGGTCACGGTCATGGTGCCATTAAAGGCCGTGGTGTTGCTGCCCTGGAATAGCACTTCTGATTGCTTGAAATTGGAGATGTGATGGGTGTGGAACATCGTGCCGTTGGAAAGCAGTACCATGTTTACAACGGCGCTAAAATTTTTCACCGTCGGCTGCGTCTGGTTGTTCCCTCCAAATACCGGCATGTCTGTCACGAGCGCCCAGGAACCTGCCGAAAGCCACAGGGGTGCGCCTGCGTTAGTCATCTGCGTGCTTGTAATGATTCCGGATAGTGTAAAATTGCCAGCAGTTGAAGTGGCATTACCATTGTTGTTTCCTCCAGCCAGAGTCTGTTGTGCATAAGCAGCGGGTAGCGATGCCACCGCCGTCATCAAGGCAGTTGCCGTCGCGAGTCCGGAAGCGGCTACGGACAGCACTGTAGCGAGGAGAAGGTTCCTTGCAATTATCCTTCGTGTCAGATTCATTTGTAATTTCTCGTCATCCAAAGATATACGGATTTAGAACAAGCTTCTGATTTACCAGACATCTTTTTCTTTCCTATAGCGTTTTCATGTACTGCGGATCAGTGCAGGTGGTGGCACATCACGCCGAG
The sequence above is drawn from the Nitrososphaera viennensis EN76 genome and encodes:
- a CDS encoding biotin--[acetyl-CoA-carboxylase] ligase is translated as MTTRAAQDQYRRLEEFLELLKKSPDFASGQSLAKRAGISRSAVWKQVRRLRQCGYSIESLHGMGYRLASGTTHPVPWELGRILKTSFVGKGRIVYRDSADSTQNIAIALAEKHEDVHGAVAIAEQQNSGRGRMKRRWLSPRGGVWLSVVLKPSIPTAASTMLPFVAALAVCDAVRQRTGLLATLKWPNDVMVGGKKAAGILLDLSAEAETVNYAVIGIGINANVDTSRMKIDDREGRPAITSLKEELGGRDVNRLELARLLLENLERFYGMLESGGGPEKIVAEWRRRSDMLGKKVSVVQAQQGKKAAAVEGVAADINDDGSLLLKTKSGDVNVVSGDVHVSY
- a CDS encoding glycerate kinase type-2 family protein; translation: MIKNRADLERVHGRGAGIALGAVEAAIKSVEPGTLVKRAVRAGNKGSITFSDICGRSFTVRGFKEVYVVGAGKAAAPMAAAVSKILKGRVAGGAINVPRGARFAAAIDHVSTTCASHPVPDECGVRGAKKIARVLEKADEDDLAIVLISGGGSALLPLPADGISLFDKQQATKALLASGASIHEINAVRKHLSAIKGGQLARRARCRVVSLVLSDVIGDDLAVIASGPTFPDPTTYSDALEIVKRYRIGNAKVSRYLEKGADGKIAETPKPGDPLFSRVRNILIGNNQVACESAARYLARRVSAVESLGSEFDGEAQDFGRFVAKVASGRPGPFAIVAGGETTVRLGNATAGKGGRNQEAALACALALKEPKGMTAAFVGTDGIDGNSDAAGAIISERSAKAVAADRANARRYLRGHDSYSALKKMESLVFTGYTGTNVNDIAIALRLNS
- a CDS encoding redox-regulated ATPase YchF — its product is MIKIGLIGKTNTGKTTFFNSATLASAEISNYPFTTKQANIGNAHAITVCVHKEFGVQDNPKNSRCIDGWRFIPVELVDLPGLIKGAWEGKGLGNQFLSIAAQSDALLHIVDASGSIDASGKIAEPGSGDPVADVGDIEEELVMWYLKLFEANRDKISRNIDSGIEPVSAITEVFRGIGVREDHVRMALAQNNLASMPLDDFGPQQSKDFCWSLRDISKPTLIVANKVDLPTATDNFRRLREEYKDMIVVPSSADAELTLRRAESRGLIRYIPGDERFEINEQTPLNDKQKWALNFIRKDILGEYMRTGVQFAINVAVFKLLKMNAVYPVADAKKMSDKHGNVLPDVYLMRSGSTVEDLAREIHSELAKGLLYALDARDGLHLPANYHLKDRDVLSIVSAKKKK